The following are from one region of the Heliangelus exortis chromosome 2, bHelExo1.hap1, whole genome shotgun sequence genome:
- the MTDH gene encoding protein LYRIC isoform X2, translating to MAAGSWQEMAAQQAEEAAARVRDVLSGGLGLLRAELGLELGLDPQGLPTWLALVVPAVLGLGLLGLLLTVACGGGLRKKPTRSAAERKGDEAVGAGLTASGGQGKASGQLHLKGEEQKKRNKKKLPEKTARPNGRSFLDVSENDVIQTVRKENPKQPVDTEKKNEKSKKKKKSKGDAKTIQDLSRQDGKEVDEGAWETKISNREKRQQRKRDKGLTDGGSGESNLQAVENTVSVSTEQLIPTPSLSAGLRKNKGDALLNAQVSSSKPAKGESSIPQVSPVLGESHTVNGGSWNEKSVKISSQIGVGEEKWTSVPSAAAGKRKTETSAWGQDTGDTNGNGKDWGVSLVGRPWKERSLFTPIAAWNVNARINTSEQNSTSFSSFGLTPGVSGSNNESVSQAGASDFQWDLSHAQPPVDDEWSGLNGLSSADPSSDWNAPAEEWGNWVDEEKVASVPQPEEISDVQKPSDNEREKAEPVLQSSASGKSKKKKKKKKKQGEEANSPAQDTEELDREAGEEFQEDTSKVQPQQETAFSLKTISTSEPAKPEEVPSLAVSTEPSVIVSESDSDKIASQVPQMLQETDVSKPNIKQNSVPPPQTKSEESWESPKQVKKKKKARRET from the exons ATGGCTGCggggagctggcaggagatggCGGCCCAGCAGGCCGAGGAGGCAGCGGCCCGGGTGCGGGACGTCCTGTCTGGTGGCCTGGGCCTGCTGCGTGCCGAGCTGGGCCTGGAGCTGGGCCTCGACCCGCAGGGCCTGCCTACCTGGCTCGCCCTGGTGGTCCCGGCCGTGTTGGGGcttgggctgctggggctgctgctgaccGTCGCCTGCGGAGGCGGCCTCCGTAAGAAGCCAACGCGGAGCGCGGCGGAGAGGAAGGGTGACGAGGCGGTAGGCGCGGGCCTGACAGCCAGCGGGGGGCAGGGCAAGGCCTCCGGACAGCTGCACCTGAAAGGCGAGGAGCAGAAGAAACGAAACAAGAAGAAACTGCCGGAGAAGACGGCTCGG CCTAATGGACGGTCTTTCCTTGATGTATCTGAGAATGATGTAATACAAACTGTCCGTAAAGAAAATCCAAAGCAGCCTGTGgacacagaaaagaagaatgaaaag tcaaagaaaaaaaagaaatcaaagggaGATGCTAAAACCATTCAGGATCTGTCACGTCAAGATGGAAAGGAAGTTGATGAAG GAGCTTGGGAGACAAAAATCAGTAACAGAGAGAAGAGACAGCAGCGTAAGCGAGACAAGGGACTGACTGATGGTGGCTCAGGAGAATCGAATCTTCAAGCAGTGGAAAACACAGTTTCTGTGTCTACTGAACAACTGATACCAACACCATCCCTTTCAGCTGGtctcagaaaaaataaag GGGATGCACTTCTGAATGCACAAGTTAGCAGCTCTAAGCCTGCAAAGGGGGAGTCATCCATTCCACAAG TTTCTCCAGTATTGGGTGAAAGCCATACAGTAAATGGAGGAAGCTGGAACGAGAAGTCCGTGAAAATCTCCTCCCAGATTGGTGTAGGGGAGGAGAAATGGACGTCTGTtccctcagctgcagctgggaagaggaagaCTGAGACATCAGCTTGGGGCCAGGACACTGGAGACACCAATGGAAATGGAAAGGACTGGGGTGTAAGCCTGGTGGGCAGACCCTGGAAGGAACGTTCTTTGTTCACTCCTATTG CTGCTTGGAATGTGAATGCAAGGATTAATACCTCTGAACAGAattctacttctttttcttcatttggatTAACTCCTGGAGTTTCTG GATCCAACAATGAATCAGTTTCTCAGGCTGGTGCTTCTGATTTTCAGTGGGATCTAAGTCATGCTCAGCCCCCTGTTGATGATGAATGGTCTGGGTTAA ATGGACTTTCTTCAGCTGATCCCAGCTCTGATTGGAATGCACCAGCAGAAGAGTGGGGAAACTGGGTAGATGAAGAAAAAGTTGCTTCTGTTCCTCAACCTGAAGAGATATCTGATGTTCAGAAG CCTTCAgataatgaaagagaaaaagcagagccaGTTCTTCAGAGTTCTGCAAGTGGCAAatccaagaaaaagaagaagaaaaagaagaagcagGGTGAAGAAGCTAACTCTCCTGCACAG GACACTGAAGAACTGGATagagaagctggagaggaaTTTCAGGAGGATACCTCAAAAGTTCAACCACAGCAGGAAacagctttttctctgaagacCATAAGTACTAGTGAACCAGCTAAG CCTGAGGAGGTTCCTTCACTTGCTGTTTCTACTGAGCCATCTGTAATTGTATCAGAGAGCGATTCTGACAAGATCGCTTCCCAAGTGCCACAGATGCTGCAAGAGACAGATGTTTCTAAACCCAATATTAAGCAAAACAGTGTGCCTCCTCCACAGA caaagTCTGAAGAAAGCTGGGAATCCCCCAAACaagttaaaaagaagaaaaaagcaagaagggaAACGTGA
- the MTDH gene encoding protein LYRIC isoform X1, protein MAAGSWQEMAAQQAEEAAARVRDVLSGGLGLLRAELGLELGLDPQGLPTWLALVVPAVLGLGLLGLLLTVACGGGLRKKPTRSAAERKGDEAVGAGLTASGGQGKASGQLHLKGEEQKKRNKKKLPEKTARPNGRSFLDVSENDVIQTVRKENPKQPVDTEKKNEKSKKKKKSKGDAKTIQDLSRQDGKEVDEGAWETKISNREKRQQRKRDKGLTDGGSGESNLQAVENTVSVSTEQLIPTPSLSAGLRKNKGDALLNAQVSSSKPAKGESSIPQVSPVLGESHTVNGGSWNEKSVKISSQIGVGEEKWTSVPSAAAGKRKTETSAWGQDTGDTNGNGKDWGVSLVGRPWKERSLFTPIAAWNVNARINTSEQNSTSFSSFGLTPGVSGSNNESVSQAGASDFQWDLSHAQPPVDDEWSGLNGLSSADPSSDWNAPAEEWGNWVDEEKVASVPQPEEISDVQKPSDNEREKAEPVLQSSASGKSKKKKKKKKKQGEEANSPAQPEEVPSLAVSTEPSVIVSESDSDKIASQVPQMLQETDVSKPNIKQNSVPPPQTKSEESWESPKQVKKKKKARRET, encoded by the exons ATGGCTGCggggagctggcaggagatggCGGCCCAGCAGGCCGAGGAGGCAGCGGCCCGGGTGCGGGACGTCCTGTCTGGTGGCCTGGGCCTGCTGCGTGCCGAGCTGGGCCTGGAGCTGGGCCTCGACCCGCAGGGCCTGCCTACCTGGCTCGCCCTGGTGGTCCCGGCCGTGTTGGGGcttgggctgctggggctgctgctgaccGTCGCCTGCGGAGGCGGCCTCCGTAAGAAGCCAACGCGGAGCGCGGCGGAGAGGAAGGGTGACGAGGCGGTAGGCGCGGGCCTGACAGCCAGCGGGGGGCAGGGCAAGGCCTCCGGACAGCTGCACCTGAAAGGCGAGGAGCAGAAGAAACGAAACAAGAAGAAACTGCCGGAGAAGACGGCTCGG CCTAATGGACGGTCTTTCCTTGATGTATCTGAGAATGATGTAATACAAACTGTCCGTAAAGAAAATCCAAAGCAGCCTGTGgacacagaaaagaagaatgaaaag tcaaagaaaaaaaagaaatcaaagggaGATGCTAAAACCATTCAGGATCTGTCACGTCAAGATGGAAAGGAAGTTGATGAAG GAGCTTGGGAGACAAAAATCAGTAACAGAGAGAAGAGACAGCAGCGTAAGCGAGACAAGGGACTGACTGATGGTGGCTCAGGAGAATCGAATCTTCAAGCAGTGGAAAACACAGTTTCTGTGTCTACTGAACAACTGATACCAACACCATCCCTTTCAGCTGGtctcagaaaaaataaag GGGATGCACTTCTGAATGCACAAGTTAGCAGCTCTAAGCCTGCAAAGGGGGAGTCATCCATTCCACAAG TTTCTCCAGTATTGGGTGAAAGCCATACAGTAAATGGAGGAAGCTGGAACGAGAAGTCCGTGAAAATCTCCTCCCAGATTGGTGTAGGGGAGGAGAAATGGACGTCTGTtccctcagctgcagctgggaagaggaagaCTGAGACATCAGCTTGGGGCCAGGACACTGGAGACACCAATGGAAATGGAAAGGACTGGGGTGTAAGCCTGGTGGGCAGACCCTGGAAGGAACGTTCTTTGTTCACTCCTATTG CTGCTTGGAATGTGAATGCAAGGATTAATACCTCTGAACAGAattctacttctttttcttcatttggatTAACTCCTGGAGTTTCTG GATCCAACAATGAATCAGTTTCTCAGGCTGGTGCTTCTGATTTTCAGTGGGATCTAAGTCATGCTCAGCCCCCTGTTGATGATGAATGGTCTGGGTTAA ATGGACTTTCTTCAGCTGATCCCAGCTCTGATTGGAATGCACCAGCAGAAGAGTGGGGAAACTGGGTAGATGAAGAAAAAGTTGCTTCTGTTCCTCAACCTGAAGAGATATCTGATGTTCAGAAG CCTTCAgataatgaaagagaaaaagcagagccaGTTCTTCAGAGTTCTGCAAGTGGCAAatccaagaaaaagaagaagaaaaagaagaagcagGGTGAAGAAGCTAACTCTCCTGCACAG CCTGAGGAGGTTCCTTCACTTGCTGTTTCTACTGAGCCATCTGTAATTGTATCAGAGAGCGATTCTGACAAGATCGCTTCCCAAGTGCCACAGATGCTGCAAGAGACAGATGTTTCTAAACCCAATATTAAGCAAAACAGTGTGCCTCCTCCACAGA caaagTCTGAAGAAAGCTGGGAATCCCCCAAACaagttaaaaagaagaaaaaagcaagaagggaAACGTGA